CGGCGTGTCCCTCTTCACGGCTGTGCACGTTGAAGATGATGTTGGTGCATGAGGAGTCCCCACACGGCTGCTCATGCAGCTGCCCGATCTTGTAACGGTCTCCGAATGCCTCTTTCACGGCGGCCTCAACGGCCCGCTTCTGTCCGGAGTCTGCGTCGGCGAGGCTGCTGCCGTCATCGTTCGTGAGGTCGAGCATCGGGCGCGCGAATCCGGATCCGAGGAGGAGCAGCGCCGCGAAGGCGATCAACGTCCCCTTCATGCCCGCCTGCCAGGCGAGCGAGTGGCGGTTCGCGAGAACAATCGCAACGATTGCGAGCCCTACCAAACCTCCGATGATATTCATCTCGGCGTCCGAACTGTCGCATACGCGCCCTAGGCCATTGACGGTGGCCTGGGTGAACTCGATGGCCAGGGGCAGCGCGATGACGCCGAATAGGACTGGCAGCGGGCGACGTATGGCCAAGAGAGCACATACGCCGACGGGCACCATCATGGCAAGGTCCCACAACCCTTGCGTGGTGCGGAAAGGCTCGGCGATCTCATGGTTAAGGACGCATGCGCCGCTGGCCGAGCCACCGCCCATAAAAGTGACACCGAGGACGCCGGTGAGAACAAAGGCGAGTCCGGACCACCATACTCCGTGAGGGTTGCTCCGTTTATGGGCGAGCGTCCACGCTGTGCCGCCGCAAATAAGGCCGATGAATGTACACACGGCCAGATAGCCGATGTGGTGCTGGAAGGTCGCGGAAAACACGGCGCGGTTCCTTGCGTGGTCAGGTCGAGGCGAGCGGGACTGGGGGCAAGGCCCCGCCCTGACGGGCGGGGCCTATGGGGCTCTGGTTCAGCAGTGCGAGGTAGGCGTCTGGTACGTGCTGCCAGCGCTCATCAGGCCGATTATGTTCGAGCAGTAGGCGTTTTCCCCCAGCGCCCACGTGCGGAGCCTCGTCTGGCCTGAGCTGATGGAGCCGACGCTGGTGTAGTGGCTGGTCCCCGAGCGCGAGTAACCAAGCTTGATGGAGATAGCAGATCCACCGGACTTGTAGTACTCGGTGCCGACGATGCCGCTCGAACCCTGCTTAACGGCCAGGATGCCGTTGTCGAGCGTGCTGCACCGATGCATGGGCTCGTTGCTGGCGGCGTAGCCAGAACTGTCACAGTAGGTGATGGCCGAGGCGGTCGGCGCGCTGACCATGACAGATCCTGCTGCTATAACAAGGGCGGTGAGAGTGACGTTGGCAATTCTGCGACGCATGGGATCCCCTATGTAATGCACATGTCAACCTCGCCGCTGCACGGAGAGGCGGTGCTGGGTGAAGGTCTTGTGATCACCCGATCACATGCCGAATCCCCAGTAAAGATCATTTGACTATTTCATGGGATTCACCTGAGCTTCCTCTGAGGTTCGATCCGTTAGGGGCTGTTTTCGGTCGTGATCAAAGCCGACTTTCAGGCCACGGACGGAATGCCGGCGCGGTAGGACGTTGGTGTGACGCGTGCACAACTCACCGCAGAGGGAGCCTGGCCCTATCCGGGAACCCGCCGGAACTCTCCGCTCGGTATAGAGCGTAAAGAGAATCGCCCCAGACCCGATGACGCCGAAGAGAACCATCCCTATCGGAGCAGCCCTGGTCTTCTATGGGATTTTCCAAGTCGCGCCGCCTCATGTCTTGCTCTGCGGGGACACCACATACCGGGCGGGTCTGAGATGCGGATACGGCCACACCGAACCCGGTAAGAAGCGAAGGTCTGGAACGATACTGAAGATAAGGTCTTGGTGAGCAAATCTTCGTACGCTTGACTAAATCGCAGCTCCAGGAAGCAAGCAACCCGGGATCTCGTTCAAGGGTCCTCCTTCATCCGGCTCAAAGGTGTGACAGAGCTGGACCAAGGATCCGCAATGCTGCGGAAGCTACCAAGGACGCCAGTCGCGTGGGGCACCTTCGTTGCGAAGCCCAGAAATGCGCCGGCGATACTCGGCTGACGTTGCCTCGTCTTCCTGAACGTTCTGCATCAGCCACGTGGTCATGCCGAACTCTTGGATGCCGCGCAACGTCTCGTATCCCTGCCAGTCGTACAGGTCGCGTCCATAGGCAGCCACAAACTCGGCGTACTGTTCATCGGTCTGCCAGCCAAGGCTGTGATGCTCCACCGCCGTGACCATCAGGTCCCACTCCGGATGGTCGTAGCAGAAGGCTTCGAAGTCGATCAGGGTCACTCGCCCGTGATCGTCCACCATGAGGTTCTGCACGTGGGCATCCCCATGCACCGGCCCCTTCCGCGTCTCGAACCGCAACTCGGCGTACCGGTCCTGAAGCTCCCGCCATCGCTTCCGCAGGAAGGTCCTGTCGTCGTCCGGAATCACGGCCCGGTCGAGCCGCAGCTGTTGCTTGTCGAACGGTGCGAAGGACGGGAGTACGAGCCCATCAGGGACAGTCAGTGAGTGAAGATCCCGCAGGATCCCGCCCAGCTCTCCATACGTCGCCTTGCGGTCGCCCTCGATGATCAGATGCCAGAACGTCACCGGGTGGCCATCGATCAAAAGCGGCTGCTCCAGGTCGTCGATGATGCGAGCAGCCGGGAACCCCTCCGCGGCCAGCCAGCGCGACACCGCCACTTCTGTGCGGGCCGTACGCAGCCACTCTTCCCCCCGCGCCACCCGCACGATGGACTGGAACGGAGGAAAGCCGGAACAACGCGTTTTCTCCGAGGCGGATCAGCTCTGCACCTCTGTCGTCGAGCCCCGCAGCCCGGCACGCGGTAACCATCACTCGCGTTGCCCTCGCCGACGTGAACCCCTCTTGCGTTCGAGCAGCGTCAGCCGCCATGCCCGTACCAGCTCCCCTAGTCGCGCGCGATCAACCGGCGCACGCTCAGGGGTGACCAACCCCGCGTACACCGGACACAAGCACGACCGTACCCAGAGCCCCCAAG
The window above is part of the Streptomyces sp. NBC_00425 genome. Proteins encoded here:
- a CDS encoding VanZ family protein, whose product is MFSATFQHHIGYLAVCTFIGLICGGTAWTLAHKRSNPHGVWWSGLAFVLTGVLGVTFMGGGSASGACVLNHEIAEPFRTTQGLWDLAMMVPVGVCALLAIRRPLPVLFGVIALPLAIEFTQATVNGLGRVCDSSDAEMNIIGGLVGLAIVAIVLANRHSLAWQAGMKGTLIAFAALLLLGSGFARPMLDLTNDDGSSLADADSGQKRAVEAAVKEAFGDRYKIGQLHEQPCGDSSCTNIIFNVHSREEGHAEDFGTGSLSWPDKKHLNVQLENSDRPTIMGYPVEGVKAPSSDAAASRITKSYAQRKYPWAMDATMIQTVPVGENAELGWITAWRWVHNNVLMPRMLDVQIDRVGRVSQVDVTLGPTRASFPKVKLDAGQAEKAVNKAVAVQIRNNGNTDAEFHAKAVTVKAVERDGNWQPNWLVNVAWLSTGKGEASQEAAVVDMYRVNAVTGQVYDSGGHLLKTS